The nucleotide sequence AAATTAGGGATAGCGGCAGAAGAGTAAAGCAGCTGGCCAAGATGAACACTGTACTTTCAATGAGTGTGGTATCCACACATGCCATCTTGATCATGGCTGGCATCTCACAAAGGAAGTGGTCCACTTCATGCCGTCCACATCGGGGCAGTGTCAGAGTCACAGGGGACATGGCCAGGGAGTTGGCAATGCCGCTTAGCCAGGCAATGGCTACCAACTGCGAACAAAGCTGGGGATGCATAATGACCATGTAGTGGAGGGGTTTGCAGATGGCAGTAAAGCGGTCATAGGCCATGACAGCCAAAAGTATACATTCAGTGCCACCTAATGCTAGAAACATGAAAAGCTGGATTGCACAACCTGTGTAGCTGATGCTCTTATCTGGGCCACCAAGGTTAAACAGCAACTGGGGGACAGAGCTTGTGGTGAAACAGATGTCTAGAAAGGAGAGGTTggtgaggaagaagtacattGGTGTCTTCAGATGGGGGTCCAGGCGGGAGACCAGTATGATGATGGCATTGCCTACTAAAGTCAGGAGGTAGAAGATCAGAACCACCACAAAGAGGACCAGCTCTAGTCTGGGTCGATCTGAGAAGCCCAGCAAGATAAATCTCTGTAGGGAGCTTTCATTTCCTCTCATTGTAATTGTTCAACacatctcatctataaaaatgaaagtaattaGAATGATTCTCCTGGAACTCATAGAATTTCTGGATgagaaattattttggaaattCACCTTAAGAGTTAAATTAGGAACAATGTGTCTTTCTAAAACCATTCCAGAAAAATAATGAACTCACCTATGTTTAAAGAACTTTGGATGAGATGCCAAAACTCCAACTTGATCAAGTTTCCTTGTGGCTAATAGACTTCTTTATcgggatgtttttttttcctgaattctaGTTCAAGTCCTGATGCTATGAGCACATTTCACATTCCTCACATATTAAGCATCATGAGAATGATCAGGACCAGAGGTCAAGacttaaaacaataataacaacaacaacaacaactctgaaTAAGGTAGTATTATTATTGAGGTATAGGAATTATAATCATTTATTCATATAGTGTCCTGTTTTGAAGGCACAGCTTTTAGGGAGCTATCAGGCTAGCTATCTCTGCTCCAGTGCTCTTTTGGGTGAACCTATACAGTCAGGTGGCTAGTTTCTCTAGGTCTTTTCCCAGTCTTAAAGGCTATAATCTTATTCTACAAAGAATTCTCCTTGCCTTGCTTCCACAGCTAACACAGAATTAGCAATTCCATGCTCTTCCTGCAGCATAAAAGTCACATTCTCAGTAAAGTGGAGGCCAAGCCAAATCCCCATTGATTCATTCAATCTGGGATGCACAACTTATTTGAAATTACAGTTTTCTTTGATATAGCAATGttttttcagtctcttcttctTGTTTTATCTCCTATACCCTAAGATCTGAGTCCCACTTCTCCCCTTAGTCCTTACCCATCTTGCACTTCTCTTACTGAAGCTAGGCTGAACAGTTCATTGAGCACAATACTTACAGTCAGGAAGCCATGAGGCAAGATTCCAACTGAAGTCTTACTATCTATATCACACTAGGcatattatttaatttctctagggCACTAAGAAGTTAAAGGACACACAACCAATATggatcagaagcaggatttgaacttctgtttttctgtctctgtggcAAGTTCCTAGAATATGAGGATTATGCATCATAGACCTTTGCATTTTGTGACCTTTGTACATAGTTTTGGTCGTttattcatttgtgtccaactctacatgactCCGTGGActttgtccatagggttttcttagcaaagatactggagtggtttgctatttcctttcctagtgtgtccccattttgcagacgagtaactgaggcaaatagggattaagtgTCTTggcttgggtcacacagctagtaagtgtctgaggcaggatttgaattcagatctttcaaACTTCAGatctagtgctttatccactgtaccacctaggctgccccttgtacatagtaggcattcagtttggagaaagaagagggatagCAGGATGAGGAAGATTAAAAGCAGGAGAAgaagaatttgaatcctggctctgacacttagttgctgatcttaaaaaaattactttatttctttggaccccagttccttcagctacCAAATGAATAATCTGAGATTGACCTTGGACTGTTGACCAGTTTGAAAAATGCTGTAGGTGTAAAATTATCAGACTGGGTTTTTCACCTAGGTTAATAATCTGTGGCATTTTTCTGTTCCTAGAACACAAAGAACAACAGAGAAGAAACTTCAAGAGAAAGTGTTTCACCCAAGCCTTGCCCTACCTGCTCGGTATATCATCAGAGGAGGCAAATAATCTTTActctaaattaaattgaattgaggtgATAGAGAAATTACATACTCCCTCACGAAATAACAATCCTTTTTTATCCTGCTCTTTGCACTTCATACATACgcatattcctttaaaaatatggaGACAATGTCCGAGGGGGATGAAGTAAGTTTGAGCCCTTTCTTTTGAACATCTCAAAGCACTTACACATCTGTGATATGATTTTCCTTGATATCAGTTATGTAGAGTAGATAAGAAAAAGGTTGATTTTTACCTTGTCTACCACTCAGTTGCCAGGTATTGAACCCCAGAAAGGATAAATACAAAACGAGCATATCAGGGATCTTATCCAAGAAAAGAATTCAGGTCTTTCAACTTCTCAGATTATTCCTTATCAATATTCATTCTCATATTTTCCTTAgtgtgtaagaaacagaaaattccCACCAATTAGAAGTACATGAATTTTAACATACTCATCTCCAAACTCTCATAGTCTGTTCAGGCAGGGATTTTTCTGACTCATTAACAGCAGCTCTAAGGCGAAGGTCACAAGAGTCTTTCGAGGCCGGGGAATGCATGCCTACCATTACAACCTGTGGAACTattttgccatttaaaaaatgtcattctTCCATTTGTCATATTCCCGTTATCATTATTGGTCCATTTGAAGAAACATGGAATTTTTCACCAAATTCCCTTTGTTTTCTATATCAATTTTTACCATTTGGAAGTgagactatttttttcttcaaaagtaTTTAACTAATTTAAGTTCTATTGATATCTGTTGTTTCTACATTATAAAAATTTCTGGATATACCCTACTTTAATCCACCCACTGGAATTTCCCTTTTAGCAAAGGAAAACAACGCTACCTAATAATAAATGGTAATAAACtgtttaattttataaatataactttaataataaaaagtaataaaCACCACCTAACATTCCATAGTTGTTGTATTCCATACTTACAATCCCTCTAAACAAAGATCTCTTTTTTTAGCTTTCTACATACTTCTTAGACTCTTGCTCACTATATCTCACCAAACCTGGGGATGAATAAACAAGAAGTTTTGCCTTCATGATAAAGCATATTTGGCTTTTTGGAAACATCCGGTTGACCATGTGCTTCTGCTTAtaatggtatagtagaaagttTTAATCAAATGCTTCAGTATCATTTAGAAATAATattaactagaatttatatatcaccttaaggtttgaaaagtactttacacatcttatcttacttgatccttacaacaaacttTTGAGGTagatattgttattatccccataatAGGGGCTAGGGGTGGTGGAAATGAGGCAGGTTGTTATTTTCCTGGAGTTATACAACTAGTGCCTGAGGCAATCTTTGTACTCAGCTCTTCAAATTTCCagttccagtactctatccaccatgctgaATAGTTATGTCTTTGCCTTACTTTCCTTTCTTACAGGCTCCAACTGtaataaaatctgtttttaaaatggtAAGATTCACCAAGACATTTCTCAGGGAGTATGGGTGACAGAGAGCCTGGCTTCCGAAGGCTAAATGTTCCTATTATTTTTTGGAGCAACCTCTTCCCAACTCCATGTGCATCTTActgaatgtttttaatttttctcatgACAATAGGTAAGAGATGATggaaatatatgaagaaagaggCTAGGACTTAGAGGAAaagttatctgtgtgaccttgatcaagttgCTTAAGCtatctgatcctcagtttcttcattagtaaaattgGTATTCCCATGTATGGTTGTTTTAAGTTCAAATGTGTACATGcttggttcaatggatagagcattggatctggagctaagcctcagacacttactgtcctTATGACcctcagaaagtcacttaacctttgtcttcctcagtttcttcaactgtaaaaaaggggaaaataatagcacatatctgtcagggttgttgtgaggatcaaatgaaatgatattggtaaagtgcttaccCAGTGCCTTTCTtatagcagtcacttaataaaagctagtttccatgtatgtatatatgtatgtatgtgtgtatgtatgtatgtatgtagactATATATGATATCATCATGATTATAGCACAGTCTGGCACTTATGATTTTCATCTATGGCT is from Trichosurus vulpecula isolate mTriVul1 chromosome 7, mTriVul1.pri, whole genome shotgun sequence and encodes:
- the LOC118856812 gene encoding olfactory receptor 2W3-like; this encodes MRGNESSLQRFILLGFSDRPRLELVLFVVVLIFYLLTLVGNAIIILVSRLDPHLKTPMYFFLTNLSFLDICFTTSSVPQLLFNLGGPDKSISYTGCAIQLFMFLALGGTECILLAVMAYDRFTAICKPLHYMVIMHPQLCSQLVAIAWLSGIANSLAMSPVTLTLPRCGRHEVDHFLCEMPAMIKMACVDTTLIESTVFILASCFTLLPLSLILVSYGYITRTVLRIKSAAGRRKAFNTCGSHLTVVSLFYGNIIYMYMQPGNNSSQDQGKFLTLFYNLLTPSLNPLIYTLRNKEVKGALRRLVWKERG